From one Magnetofaba australis IT-1 genomic stretch:
- a CDS encoding ABC transporter ATP-binding protein — protein MNDTAQQMPDEALPADAPAPLLTPDKAAHEPMVVVENLVFEYPGKRVLDNISFTLPRQSITALTGANGVGKTTLMRCLAALHTPFSGRLRVAGVDVVAAPRLCHRRIGYLADFFGLYDDLTVYQCLSHAARAHGVREPQAAQLCEGAIHRLGLQNHCNARAGQLSRGMRQRLAIGQAIVHEPEVLLLDEPASGLDPEARRNLSQLLLELRDYGMTLLVSSHILAELEEYSTHLLILRDSRHIHLQQITENDDHYERRLRLSLAEPRPDLAERLAQDRHVEGLESHEDAVTFLFHGGRAEQHALLRDLLENGFPVCCLSEEKLHLSDAYMRGIRNADAPRWSVEE, from the coding sequence ATGAACGACACTGCCCAACAGATGCCCGACGAGGCCCTGCCCGCCGACGCCCCTGCGCCGCTTTTGACGCCGGACAAGGCGGCGCATGAGCCCATGGTGGTGGTGGAGAACCTGGTGTTTGAGTATCCCGGCAAACGGGTGCTCGACAACATCAGCTTCACCCTGCCGCGTCAGAGCATCACCGCGTTGACCGGGGCCAACGGGGTGGGCAAAACCACCCTGATGCGCTGTTTGGCGGCGCTGCATACGCCCTTTTCCGGACGCTTGCGGGTGGCCGGGGTGGACGTAGTGGCGGCGCCGCGCCTGTGTCATCGGCGCATCGGCTATCTGGCGGATTTTTTCGGGCTGTATGACGATCTGACGGTCTATCAATGTCTCTCCCACGCCGCCCGCGCCCATGGCGTGCGCGAGCCGCAAGCCGCGCAGTTGTGTGAAGGGGCGATTCACCGCCTGGGCCTGCAGAACCACTGCAACGCCCGCGCCGGTCAGCTCTCGCGCGGCATGCGTCAGCGGTTGGCTATCGGCCAAGCCATCGTGCACGAGCCGGAAGTGCTGCTGCTGGACGAACCGGCCTCGGGTCTGGACCCGGAGGCGCGGCGCAATCTGTCGCAACTGCTGTTGGAGCTGCGCGACTACGGCATGACCCTGCTGGTCTCCTCACACATTCTGGCCGAGTTGGAGGAGTACTCCACCCACCTGTTGATTCTGCGCGACAGCCGCCACATCCATCTACAGCAGATCACCGAGAACGACGATCACTATGAGCGCCGCTTGCGCCTGTCCCTGGCCGAACCCCGCCCCGATCTGGCCGAGCGTTTGGCGCAGGATCGCCACGTGGAGGGGCTGGAGTCCCATGAGGACGCGGTGACCTTCCTGTTCCATGGCGGCCGCGCCGAACAGCATGCGCTGTTGCGCGATCTGCTGGAGAACGGCTTTCCGGTGTGCTGTCTGAGCGAAGAGAAACTGCATCTTTCCGACGCCTATATGCGCGGCATCCGCAATGCGGATGCGCCGCGCTGGTCGGTGGAGGAGTAG